The following coding sequences lie in one Miscanthus floridulus cultivar M001 chromosome 9, ASM1932011v1, whole genome shotgun sequence genomic window:
- the LOC136481710 gene encoding pterocarpan synthase 1-like, which produces MALFTRAPLLCAAFFAIAPLLICALVEDEMNIPLYIHQVSSGAGTNQAVVVQGSSDSFGTTAVTDWPVLDGPPADPSAKVVGRARGFHMLASPQAEYSWFTAMNLVFKDESRYNGSTLAVIGTIPFSNEWSIVGGTGALSMARGIVKYTVDPSASINGKRLYKILVHVVCVNTGCNCNTKTSEPIVKN; this is translated from the exons ATGGCCTTGTTCACAAGAGCTCCTCTCCTTTGCGCGGCCTTTTTCGCAATAGCTCCTCTCCTTATTTGCGCGCTAGTTGAAGATGAGATGAATATCCCCCTATACATCCATCAGGTGTCGAGTGGAGCAGGCACAAACCAAGCAGTAGTGGTACAAGGATCTAGTGATAGCTTCGGTACGACTGCTGTTACTGATTGGCCTGTACTCGACGGGCCACCAGCAGATCCAAGTGCAAAAGTCGTCGGGCGTGCTCGGGGCTTCCATATGTTGGCAAGTCCTCAAGCTGAGTACAGCTGGTTCACGGCCATGAACTTAGTGTTCAAAGACGAGAG TAGGTACAACGGGTCGACACTTGCTGTGATAGGGACTATTCCGTTTTCTAATGAATGGAGTATTGTCGGTGGGACCGGAGCACTTAGTATGGCACGTGGTATTGTCAAGTACACTGTTGATCCGAGCGCATCCATCAACGGCAAGAGGCTTTATAAAATACTTGTTCATGTG GTTTGTGTTAACACTGGTTGTAATTGTAACACAAAGACGAGTGAGCCTATTGTGAAGAATTAG